aaaatcacaaaaaagtttaattaattaattattaactatCATATTATGGGCACATCATTATATATACTTTTGAAGGAAAATTCGATTTGCAACCCACAAAATTAATAGTCGATCGTTGCCTCACGTCTCACTTTCTCTCCCGCATCATATATcgatatacacacaaacacatacacatatatatacacgtcaTTATTGGGTcaacccacacacacatatatatatacacacacatagtcATGCgcgcgcacatatatatatatctgtatgtGTGGGTTGACCAGCAAtgacgtgtatatatatatgtatgtgtgtatatgtgtatagagtgtgggagagaaaaagagacgTGAGGTGATGGCTGGCAATTAAGTGGACCATGAGAgtaaaataggtattttaaaattaatggagAATTTCATGAGAGTGTAGACTGTGAAGAGTGATTTTGTGGGCTACGAATaaaatttctctattttaaaCTACATAATAcatcataaatgacaaaaatatccgtTGTGCCTCatcatctcaagtctcaccagTTTAGTTGAAAGATATATTAATCATGCGTCTCATGTCGGCTCATCTCACGGTCTTAGAtggaatatttttaatattttaatattattattatataatttaaaatatacataataataatataatgataGGATTTTTCTCGACAAGTACTCAGCAAGTAAGGGAACAATCACGAGGGTCTCAAAATACGATTTTCAAGATCTCAAACAACCAGATGTCACGAACTTGATGGGCCCCACAGTATAATCTAATCCATCCATTtggatactctctctctcttctctctctctctctctctctctatatgtatatatatatctatctatatttCATCTCTCGGAGACTCCACacagagagagacagacagacgGAGACTGTTCAATAGAGCTCTCGAAaacctaacccttggatcatgTGATCTCTTCTCCGGGTTTGGACAAGCGAGACGCGACCATGGCCCGCCGGTGTTCACATTGCAGCCACAATGGCCACAACTCTCGAACCTGCCCGAACCGGGGGGTCAAGCTCTTCGGGGTCCGCTTGACGGACGGGTCGATCCAGAAGAGTGCCAGTATGGGCAACCTGACCCACTACGCCGGATCTCTAAACGGCGGCGCCGGCTACGGCGACCACCATGACGCCGCCGGCGATATGCCGGATCACGGCGGCGATGGGTATGCCTCCGAGGACTTCGTTCCGGGGTCCTCGTCCAGCCGGGAAAGGAAGAAAGGTTCGATTCTCTCGTGTCTGAAACTTATTTGTGCGTATTTGTCGCTTATTGATCGCTGGTTCGGTTCTTTCCTGTAGAAGCAAAGTCGTAATTGATTGATCAGAGAATTAGGTCTGATTTGATGGCTTGATTTGTATACTATTTATTGTTCTTCTTACCTTCGTTTCGTTGCTGAGGAAATTGTGGAGAAGTGAAGGAATTCTAAATTTTGGGAGTCATAGATTTTACTGTAGTAGTCAATGAATGAAGGGCTCAAGTAAAGAGATCATAAGCCCAAACGGGTGGTTGGATATCCATTCTCGTATGTTTTGGAGATAGGAAGAAAGTAAAATCAATTGTTTCCTCGTAATCACATCTATGGATAACTAACCAAAAGAATGATATTTTGGATAAATATCTATTCATTTCCTTCCTtctcattttcaaacacaacCTAATATTGAATAAATCTAAGTGAAGTTCCTTTCCTTAATCCTTTAGTTTACTTTTTTATCCACTAATCGAAGTTCCAAACATGTGCCCAAGCTTGACAATGATGAGCGGTTAATGGGAATGGACTGTAAATTCGTTGACAATATTTTTAGTCTCGTACAAGTCAGCTTGGCTGAATAATTTGGCAACCTACCATGAGATGGTGTACCTCTTGTCCTTTCAAAATACCTGAtacagaggaagaaaaaaaaaaataaattctgcTTTATCCATTGTTTCCCAGGTGTGCTACGTTCAGTTGGTTAGAACCCATACCGTGAAGGCAGAATCTGTGGATTAGTTGATATAAAACATAGAAAGAATGAACATATGAATTGATATACAGTATATAAAAGAGAATCTGGAGCGGATAGCAAGAATTGAACCCCCATCATTGGCATGGAAAGCTTTGATTCAGCATTTTTAATGTCTCCAATTCAGAACTTAACATGAAAATTTGGTTTTATTTGGGTCTTTATGGAAGATGGATGGATAAATTCCTAGAATGAAAATATGGAtgaacttaaatatatatagccATACCATCTACCTTAGGGGCTGTCAGTTCGACCACTTTCAATTTTCAgttctcaattttatttttagttttttgtattctgttttccttgtcatttgaaaaaatgaaacatgttaacaattttgttttgtattcagttttgtgtttgatttgtttttcccCGCTGTCTTGTTGATGAGGGCTGTTGGTGTGACTCCCAAAGGCTTTGGCAGTTGTGCCAATGACTCAATACTCTCTTGGAGTTAGTCAGGGCCTATGAGTGGCGAAGCTGATGTAGGGTCCCTGGCAACCCCTCCGATGACTTGGTGAGGGGGTGTgtgggagagagaagaaaataaaaataaaatgaaaattgtgaaaacacattttttctgttgtttttaaaatttttgaaaccgAAACAGAGCAACCAAAtgcatcttttattttttgttgtcaaataatgaaaacaaaagcTGATCATTGAAAACAAAACTGATCTAATGGGCCCTAAGCTTTTTGTCTTAATAAACATCCAAAACAAGTGGATTTCTAGATGATCCCTATAAAAGAAGGTGATTCTAACAATCATCCTAGTTCCTTCCTTCTCTATTTCCATTTGATAGGATCCCTACTTTGTTCTAAGACAATATGTTGATGTTCTAGTAAACCAAAGATGATATTTAATAGCAAATTTGCTTCAATTTTCTTCCtacaaattgaaaaatgaagatttaGTTTTGATTTGAAATCAACTCAAATATAGTCCTCCCTACTGGTGCATGTAGTTGTGACTCATGGTTGCATTATACGGTCTACTCAGAAAGATGATGTTAAATGCATTTAAAGTTTTGCACTTATCATCCATTactatgttatttttattatatcatataaattattcTGGATGTAGATGTTTTTAGCAATGACAATGACTGCTTAATTGTAATAAATGTGGAACACGTCTGCGTCTTGCAACTTAATTTTCGATTTGCAATAGTGTCTATTCCTCAAAGAACTAGGACTATTGTTCTTGGGTATTAATGGATTCTATCTAAGTTGGTGACTGGAATAGTGTCTAAAAAGTTCATCGTGGGTTCATTCTAAACATCTAGTTTTATTTTCATAGCATGAGATGTCTTATTTCCAAGCAAAAAAGGAGTATGGCATTTTTGGGGCTTTCCTTTCCTGAGATCCATTTTAACACTGGAACAACAAAGGCATTGCTAAGAATATTAGCTGATCTGTGAAATTATAGGGTTAATGGCAATCGCCGAATCCTCAGGAAATTTTTCCTATGACAGGTCTGGATTTTATATTAGTGGCAGCCTGGCAAGGCATTCTTATGATTTCATTAGGTACCTTAAGTATTTTTGCGGAATGAAATGTGATTATGAAATCACTGGACTCCAGCAGTTGTCTCCTGTGTCACATTTTTATGTGTTATCAATAGCACATTCTTTGTTATTAGTGGACTGGATGCAACATTATTTGTTGTGACTAATCTCTTATATTTATGTGCTACTGTATTCCCTGTTTTCTCTGTTGAACTAAGCATAATTCGCTTTGCAGGTGTTCCATGGACTGAAGAGGAACATCGGATGTTTCTACTTGGTTTGCAAAAGCTTGGCAAAGGTGATTGGCGTGGCATATCACGCAATTATGTAATGTCAAGAACTCCCACACAGGTTGCCAGCCATgcccaaaaatatttcattagGCAAAGTAATGCATCTAGGAGAAAAAGACGATCCAGTCTCTTTGACATTGCAGTGGATGAGGTTagtatatttcttctttcttcatctcattttgttgtcctttccttccccccttttttttttgtttgatagtCTCATCTCTTTCTTTAATTCCTCCCTCCCCCTCCTCTAAGTTTTCCTCATGAAACTTGTATTTTTCTCACCAGTAATCAGAAATCAGAACTCAGAAGAAGGTGAAGTATCCATCTATTTGTATTGTATAATTTGCACcaaattccatttatttctAAGGAAAATGTCTATGGCCAAAATGAATTGAGGAGCATGGCGTTAGCCATGATATGCGACACATGTTTCCAGAAATCCATGTTAAGATTGATGGTTACGTCTTTACAGTCATTAAACTTTGAAATGTACCTTGCACGTTTTGATATGCCCTCCTATTCTTGCATTTCTGCAGTCAGGTGATACTCTGATGGCATGTAATGATTTGTATGATGTGAAGCATCCACAAGCTGAGAGACAAACTAACAAC
The Diospyros lotus cultivar Yz01 chromosome 12, ASM1463336v1, whole genome shotgun sequence DNA segment above includes these coding regions:
- the LOC127786828 gene encoding transcription factor MYBS3-like gives rise to the protein MARRCSHCSHNGHNSRTCPNRGVKLFGVRLTDGSIQKSASMGNLTHYAGSLNGGAGYGDHHDAAGDMPDHGGDGYASEDFVPGSSSSRERKKGVPWTEEEHRMFLLGLQKLGKGDWRGISRNYVMSRTPTQVASHAQKYFIRQSNASRRKRRSSLFDIAVDESGDTLMACNDLYDVKHPQAERQTNNPLPAPPVLDKESESMDSANSIDVESAPQKLDTLQYCYPVVFPAYQLLPFPVPFWPGLPGQSMEPAESETHEVLKPTAVHSKNPINVDKLVGMSKLSLGESLGDANLSSLSLKLVQGSTRHSAFIANPANMSSRVNSSRSPVHAV